The Candidatus Neomarinimicrobiota bacterium DNA segment CCACGCCTCGTGGATCACGTTGGTCTGGATAGCCAGGTTGACCTGGATAAACTCAGCGGGGTAGGTGTTATTAGCGTGAATGCCCCCTACTTTCGCTGCCGCCAGGAACACGTGATCCGGACGCTCGGCCGCAAAAAGGTCCCGGGCCGCTGTCTGGTCAGTCAGGTCCAGTTCCTCCAGTGATCGGGTAATGGTGCGCTCATAACCCTGGGCCTGGAGCTGCCGCACCAGCGCCGATCCCACCAGCCCCTGATGGCCGGCCACGTAGATCTTATCATCGGGATGCATGGCCTTACTCATGGTAATCGTAAATCTTATACCCGTGCTGTTTGATCAGGCTGTCCCGCTGGGCGGTCTTCAGA contains these protein-coding regions:
- a CDS encoding NAD-dependent epimerase/dehydratase family protein; the encoded protein is MSKAMHPDDKIYVAGHQGLVGSALVRQLQAQGYERTITRSLEELDLTDQTAARDLFAAERPDHVFLAAAKVGGIHANNTYPAEFIQVNLAIQTNVIHEAW